From one Bos indicus x Bos taurus breed Angus x Brahman F1 hybrid chromosome 7, Bos_hybrid_MaternalHap_v2.0, whole genome shotgun sequence genomic stretch:
- the ZNF346 gene encoding zinc finger protein 346 isoform X2 — translation MEYPALGTVENADSGGARSYNNSEEREGREPDGLRFDRERARRLWEAVSGSQPVGREEVEHMIQKNQCLFTNTQCKVCCALLISESQKLAHYQSKKHANKVKRYLAIHGMETLKGEMKRLDSDQKSSRSKDKNQCCPICNMTFSSPVVAQSHYLGKTHAKNLKLKQQSTKVEALHQNREMIDPDKFCSLCHATFNDPVMAQQHYVGKKHRKQETKLKLMAHYGRLADPAVTDSAGKGYPCKTCKIVLNSIEQYQAHVSGFKHKNQSPKTVASPLGQIPTQRQSIQKDSTTLEN, via the exons ATGGAGTATCCTGCATTGGGCACGGTGGAGAATGCGGACAGCGGCGGGGCCAGGTCGTACAACAATTCGGAGGAGCGGGAGGGCCGGGAACCGGATGGGCTGCGCTTCGACCGCGAGAGGGCGCGCCGCCTCTGGGAAGCAGTGTCCGGGTCGCAaccagtggggagggaggaag tGGAACACATGATCCAGAAGAACCAGTGTCTCTTCACCAACACCCAGTGTAAGGTTTGCTGCGCCTTGCTCATTTCTGAGTCCCAGAAGCTGGCACACTATCAG AGCAAAAAACATGCCAACAAAGTGAAGAGATACCTAGCAATCCATGGAATGGAGACACTAAAGGGGGAAATGAAGAGGCTAGACTCAGATCAG AAGAGCAGCAGAAGCAAAGACAAGAACCAGTGCTGCCCCATCTGTAACATGACCTTTTCCTCCCCTGTCGTGGCCCAGTCGCACTACCTGGGGAAGACCCACGCAAAGAACTTAAAGCTGAAGCAGCAATCCACTAAGGTGGAAG CCTTGCACCAGAATAGAGAGATGATAGACCCAGACAAGTTCTGCAGCCTCTGCCACGCGACTTTCAATGACCCTGTCATGGCTCAGCAACATTATGTGGGCAAGAAACACAGGAAACAGGAGACCAAACTCAAACTTATGGCACACTACGGACGGCTGGCCGACCCTGCTGTCACTGACTCAG CCGGGAAGGGCTACCCCTGCAAGACATGCAAGATAGTGCTGAACTCCATAGAACAGTACCAAGCTCATGTCAGCGGCTTCAAACACAAGAACCA GTCACCAAAAACCGTGGCATCACCTCTGGGCCAGATTCCCACGCAAAGGCAATCCATTCAGAAAGACTCAACCACCTTGGAAAACTAG
- the ZNF346 gene encoding zinc finger protein 346 isoform X3, with the protein MRTAAGPVEHMIQKNQCLFTNTQCKVCCALLISESQKLAHYQSKKHANKVKRYLAIHGMETLKGEMKRLDSDQKSSRSKDKNQCCPICNMTFSSPVVAQSHYLGKTHAKNLKLKQQSTKVEALLKRLTNPFLMASTLALHQNREMIDPDKFCSLCHATFNDPVMAQQHYVGKKHRKQETKLKLMAHYGRLADPAVTDSAGKGYPCKTCKIVLNSIEQYQAHVSGFKHKNQSPKTVASPLGQIPTQRQSIQKDSTTLEN; encoded by the exons ATGCGGACAGCGGCGGGGCCAG tGGAACACATGATCCAGAAGAACCAGTGTCTCTTCACCAACACCCAGTGTAAGGTTTGCTGCGCCTTGCTCATTTCTGAGTCCCAGAAGCTGGCACACTATCAG AGCAAAAAACATGCCAACAAAGTGAAGAGATACCTAGCAATCCATGGAATGGAGACACTAAAGGGGGAAATGAAGAGGCTAGACTCAGATCAG AAGAGCAGCAGAAGCAAAGACAAGAACCAGTGCTGCCCCATCTGTAACATGACCTTTTCCTCCCCTGTCGTGGCCCAGTCGCACTACCTGGGGAAGACCCACGCAAAGAACTTAAAGCTGAAGCAGCAATCCACTAAGGTGGAAG CTCTGTTGAAACGCCTTACAAACCCTTTCCTTATGGCCTCCACCTTAGCCTTGCACCAGAATAGAGAGATGATAGACCCAGACAAGTTCTGCAGCCTCTGCCACGCGACTTTCAATGACCCTGTCATGGCTCAGCAACATTATGTGGGCAAGAAACACAGGAAACAGGAGACCAAACTCAAACTTATGGCACACTACGGACGGCTGGCCGACCCTGCTGTCACTGACTCAG CCGGGAAGGGCTACCCCTGCAAGACATGCAAGATAGTGCTGAACTCCATAGAACAGTACCAAGCTCATGTCAGCGGCTTCAAACACAAGAACCA GTCACCAAAAACCGTGGCATCACCTCTGGGCCAGATTCCCACGCAAAGGCAATCCATTCAGAAAGACTCAACCACCTTGGAAAACTAG
- the ZNF346 gene encoding zinc finger protein 346 isoform X1, producing the protein MEYPALGTVENADSGGARSYNNSEEREGREPDGLRFDRERARRLWEAVSGSQPVGREEVEHMIQKNQCLFTNTQCKVCCALLISESQKLAHYQSKKHANKVKRYLAIHGMETLKGEMKRLDSDQKSSRSKDKNQCCPICNMTFSSPVVAQSHYLGKTHAKNLKLKQQSTKVEALLKRLTNPFLMASTLALHQNREMIDPDKFCSLCHATFNDPVMAQQHYVGKKHRKQETKLKLMAHYGRLADPAVTDSAGKGYPCKTCKIVLNSIEQYQAHVSGFKHKNQSPKTVASPLGQIPTQRQSIQKDSTTLEN; encoded by the exons ATGGAGTATCCTGCATTGGGCACGGTGGAGAATGCGGACAGCGGCGGGGCCAGGTCGTACAACAATTCGGAGGAGCGGGAGGGCCGGGAACCGGATGGGCTGCGCTTCGACCGCGAGAGGGCGCGCCGCCTCTGGGAAGCAGTGTCCGGGTCGCAaccagtggggagggaggaag tGGAACACATGATCCAGAAGAACCAGTGTCTCTTCACCAACACCCAGTGTAAGGTTTGCTGCGCCTTGCTCATTTCTGAGTCCCAGAAGCTGGCACACTATCAG AGCAAAAAACATGCCAACAAAGTGAAGAGATACCTAGCAATCCATGGAATGGAGACACTAAAGGGGGAAATGAAGAGGCTAGACTCAGATCAG AAGAGCAGCAGAAGCAAAGACAAGAACCAGTGCTGCCCCATCTGTAACATGACCTTTTCCTCCCCTGTCGTGGCCCAGTCGCACTACCTGGGGAAGACCCACGCAAAGAACTTAAAGCTGAAGCAGCAATCCACTAAGGTGGAAG CTCTGTTGAAACGCCTTACAAACCCTTTCCTTATGGCCTCCACCTTAGCCTTGCACCAGAATAGAGAGATGATAGACCCAGACAAGTTCTGCAGCCTCTGCCACGCGACTTTCAATGACCCTGTCATGGCTCAGCAACATTATGTGGGCAAGAAACACAGGAAACAGGAGACCAAACTCAAACTTATGGCACACTACGGACGGCTGGCCGACCCTGCTGTCACTGACTCAG CCGGGAAGGGCTACCCCTGCAAGACATGCAAGATAGTGCTGAACTCCATAGAACAGTACCAAGCTCATGTCAGCGGCTTCAAACACAAGAACCA GTCACCAAAAACCGTGGCATCACCTCTGGGCCAGATTCCCACGCAAAGGCAATCCATTCAGAAAGACTCAACCACCTTGGAAAACTAG